The Bacteroidales bacterium genome contains a region encoding:
- a CDS encoding ribonuclease P protein component, translating to MTTSKFPFPKQYRRISKIKAQSLFVNSNHFFENPFLVRFLIEPAPMGSYRLLISLSKKRIPLATTRNLIKRRIREAWRKNIPTVLKNLQTRNFLLYVNIHYTLSYAVSYHVIEGAIIKSLERLVSLYEEIAK from the coding sequence GTGACAACATCGAAATTCCCTTTCCCTAAGCAATATCGACGAATCAGTAAGATAAAGGCTCAGTCATTGTTCGTTAATTCCAATCATTTTTTTGAAAATCCTTTCTTAGTGCGTTTTTTAATAGAGCCAGCTCCAATGGGGTCTTATAGGCTTCTCATATCACTTTCAAAAAAAAGAATTCCTCTTGCAACAACAAGAAATTTGATTAAGAGAAGAATAAGAGAAGCATGGAGAAAAAATATTCCCACTGTTTTAAAAAACCTACAAACTAGAAATTTTTTGCTATATGTCAACATTCACTATACTCTTTCTTATGCTGTCAGTTATCACGTAATTGAAGGAGCAATAATTAAGTCTCTTGAACGTTTAGTTTCTTTGTATGAAGAAATTGCTAAGTAA